One window of Amaranthus tricolor cultivar Red isolate AtriRed21 chromosome 13, ASM2621246v1, whole genome shotgun sequence genomic DNA carries:
- the LOC130799006 gene encoding monosaccharide-sensing protein 2-like encodes MKGAVFVALAATIGNFLQGWDNATIAGSLLYIRKELELSTGMEGLVVAMSLIGATVITTSSGAISDAVGRRPMLILSASLYFVGSLVMLWSPNVYILLLARLLDGFGIGLAVTLVPVYISETAPPEIRGSLNTLPQFTGSGGMFLSYCLIFGMSLMASPSWRIMLGILGIPSVFYLLFAFFYLPESPRWLVSKGRMSEAKRVLKRLRGTEDIEGELALLVEGLGIGGETCIEEFMVETAEGQEPGTEKDKIKLYGAAEGLSWIAKPVTGQSAIGLVSRHGSLVGQSLVDPLVTLFGSVHEKLPEQGSMRSALFPNFGSILSSTDVHGHRDQWDEENQQREDDDEPTGEPVEGEDYDDNLHAPLISRQTTSMEKDMDVPAVSHGSVFSMGHHSSLFQGAGETVTTTGIGGGWQLAWTLDQGDADVGKPKEFKRIYLHQDGGPASVHGSLLSLPGGDFAGDGDCVQASAFVSNPALYSKELLDQCPVGPAMVHPSQIASQRPSWKALLDPGVKRALIVGVGIQMLQQFAGINGILYYTPQILEEAGVGVLLYDLGISSTSASFLISALTTFLMLPCISVAMRLMDISGRRSLLLATIPVLIASLVILVISCTVKMDSVIHAVVSTICVIVYFCTFVMAYGPIPNILCSEIFPTRVRGVCIAICALVFWICDIIVTYSLPVMLSSIGLGGIFAIYAVVCVISLVFVYLKVPETKGMPLEVITEFFTINPNQLKAAKEE; translated from the exons ATGAAAGGGGCTGTTTTTGTTGCTTTGGCTGCAACAATTGGTAATTTTCTTCAGGGATGGGATAATGCCACCATTGCTG GGTCCTTACTTTACATCCGGAAGGAACTTGAGCTCTCCACAGGCATGGAGGGACTTGTTGTGGCAATGTCGTTGATTGGAGCAACAGTTATCACAACGTCCTCAGGGGCCATCTCAGATGCTGTTGGTCGACGACCTATGCTCATACTCTCTGCGTCACTTTATTTTGTTGGCAGTTTGGTAATGTTGTGGTCAcctaatgtttatatattacTTTTGGCTCGCTTATTGGATGGTTTTGGAATAGGGCTGGCTGTGACACTCGTCCCTGTCTATATATCCGAGACTGCCCCACCAGAGATTAGGGGATCATTAAATACACTTCCTCAGTTTACTGGTTCAGGAGGTATGTTTTTGTCATACTGCTTGATATTTGGAATGTCACTCATGGCATCACCCAGTTGGAGAATAATGCTTGGTATCCTGGGAATCCCTTCCGTCTTCTATCTTTTGTTTGCATTCTTCTACTTGCCCGAATCCCCAAGGTGGCTTGTCAGTAAAGGAAGGATGTCTGAAGCAAAGAGGGTTCTAAAGAGATTGCGTGGTACCGAAGATATTGAAG GTGAATTAGCTTTGCTAGTTGAAGGCCTTGGTATAGGGGGTGAAACTTGTATAGAAGAATTCATGGTAGAAACAGCGGAGGGTCAAGAACCAGGCACTGAGAAAGACAAAATAAAGTTGTATGGAGCAGCAGAAGGCCTTTCCTGGATTGCAAAACCTGTCACCGGACAGAGCGCTATTGGTCTTGTATCACGTCATGGAAGTTTGGTGGGCCAGAGTTTAGTTGACCCTCTTGTGACTCTCTTTGGAAGTGTTCATGAGAAGCTTCCTGAACAAGGAAGCATGAGAAGTGCACTTTTCCCTAATTTTGGGAGCATCCTTAGCAGCACAGATGTTCATGGTCACAGAGATCAATGGGATGAAGAAAACCAACAGAGGGAAGACGACGATGAGCCAACGGGTGAGCCTGTTGAAGGGGAGGATTATGATGATAACTTGCATGCTCCATTGATTTCGAGGCAGACAACAAGCATGGAGAAGGACATGGATGTTCCTGCTGTCTCTCATGGTAGTGTTTTTAGCATGGGACACCATAGCAGTCTTTTCCAAGGTGCAGGTGAAACTGTTACTACTACTGGTATTGGTGGCGGTTGGCAATTGGCGTGGACTTTGGATCAAGGGGATGCTGACGTTGGAAAGCCTAAAGAGTTCAAAAGGATATACTTACATCAGGATGGTGGGCCCGCTTCCGTTCATGGGTCTCTTCTTTCGCTTCCTGGTGGAGATTTCGCAGGGGATGGAGACTGTGTACAGGCTTCTGCTTTTGTTAGCAATCCTGCACTTTATTCCAAGGAGCTTTTGGATCAATGCCCAGTAGGGCCTGCAATGGTCCATCCATCTCAAATTGCTTCCCAAAGACCAAGCTGGAAGGCTCTACTCGATCCAGGAGTCAAGCGTGCATTGATTGTTGGAGTTGGAATTCAAATGCTTCAACAG TTTGCTGGTATAAATGGTATTCTGTATTATACCCCACAAATTCTGGAGGAGGCAGGAGTGGGAGTTCTACTTTATGATCTTGGGATCAGTTCAACATCAGCCTCATTCCTTATTAGTGCATTAACAACCTTTCTGATGCTTCCCTGCATATCTGTTGCTATGAGGCTCATGGATATCTCAGGAAGAAG GTCTCTGTTGTTAGCAACAATTCCGGTTTTGATTGCTTCATTGGTAATTCTAGTAATCAGCTGCACTGTTAAAATGGACAGTGTGATTCATGCAGTAGTTTCAACCATATGCGTTATTGTCTACTTCTGCACATTCGTTATGGCATATGGACCCATACCAAACATCTTATGCTCCGAGATCTTCCCTACTCGAGTCCGTGGTGTTTGTATTGCTATCTGTGCCTTAGTATTTTGGATATGTGACATTATTGTTACCTACAGCTTGCCTGTGATGCTCAGTTCTATTGGTTTGGGTGGCATCTTTGCTATCTATGCCGTGGTTTGCGTGATTTCTTTGGTGTTTGTGTATCTCAAAGTCCCTGAAACTAAGGGAATGCCCCTTGAAGTTATCACGGAGTTCTTTACAATCAATCCAAACCAGTTGAAAGCCGCTAAAGAGGAGTAG